One Epinephelus fuscoguttatus linkage group LG16, E.fuscoguttatus.final_Chr_v1 genomic window, cacacacacacacacacagtgacagggctaactgttaacATCACAGAGCCAACGCTAGCagttattaacaggtttaacgACAGAGTTGAGCCATTTAAGTGTTGGTGCGAGTTTGTTTTGGATGTTTGACAGCTGCctctgtgttagcttgtgctaaccggGTAGACATTGAACTGTCTGATCACTAggaggagagtggctccagAGACGGTCCTTCAGTGCTGCGTCTAATCTgtgaaacaacagcaacaggcaTTTAAGTTAGATAAGTAGGCGCTCCTTCAGTGTGACCCAGGATATATTAACATACATACTGCTGAAAGAATGTGGCCACATGTGACCCACACCACCTCCAAATGTGATCCGAGCAAACGGATTTCAAGACACATTGAGGATGCATGGGGTACATTCACATTGGTACTTAGAGCTTTCAACTTTGGATCTGATCACACAAAATGCacattaataccaggtgtaaacagggcttATGATATTGATTTGTCTCCCTCTATCTCAAACAAGCACGTTCATGAAAAGGCATAAAATTCCAAACTATATGTGTGAGGACTGACCTATGCAGGCAGTGTCGCCCACCCGTCCCTCCATCTTGTTTAGGATCCCACCGGTGGAAGTCGCGCAGGCTATGTTGCCCTCACTATCGACTGCCACAGCTCCAACCGTGCCCATCTTCCCCCTACGCAACAAAACATGCAGAAATTACTTTGAATGACTTCATTTCATGTCAAAGAACACTGAGGGTAGAACCAGTTTTATACAGTAACCTGGTTAACGAGCTGTAACTAGCTGAAAACATGTTAAGAAACACCTTTGTTTGGAGTTTGAGGTCTTCACTGCTCTCACCTCTGATAGGTTGGGGCTTGCGGTTTTGTGGAGAATGCAGCTGAAGTCTGCTGGGAGTTACCACAATAACAACGATATCCAATGATCAGagtcacagcaaaaaaaacttgTCCAAACATCCGAAGCTCCCCAAACTACTCCTGCTGCATAATCCAATTTACCATTTGTCTCTTCAGTATGCCCCTCACTTTCAAATAAATCTTAACTTTGCTCCCTCAGTCAGTCAAGTCAAGAAATTGACTACTTCAGTAAGCAATGTAGGGGAGAGGTGGATTTAGTTATGTCCAGGAGGATCTGCGGGGGCTTTTCATTGAGCTAATTATGCTTCCTCCCATGGAGAGGAGGAACAGGGAGGACCTCCCTGTCCTCGCTCCTCCTCCCTCAGCTGATACATTACAAACCTGCTATCACTGATGTTCTAGTTGCCTGAGCATGTCTCTGgggagatgaggagagaggagacttTAAAATGAGTTTCGGGCGAGGAACCCCGGGTATATCCTATGCCATGTTTTTTACCCCTTCAGTCACAATCTGACCCCTTCGGACTGCTGATCTGATGAGACAGTCTCCTCAAAATGATACACAGTTTGGATCAACAGCAGAGAAGTGGATTATGGAGAAGTAGTGATCTAAATAGTTTTTATGAGTGTCTTACTGTTTGgacatgttttgtgtttgtttaatgagTCACCACTGGattcatttgaaacaaagtccATCAACAAAGCTGCCTATAAaaacttcatcaacatctcagtTTCCTTTCTGATGGATCAGAGTATTTTTTGGAAGAAATGCTAATATGCTTAAAATAATGTTAGGTCTCACATTTGGCACTCCACAGGGTTGGCATCTAGTCTCAGGTTCTTTTTCCAACGCATGCGGGAATACTCGGTGACGAGGGACTCAGGTGGCACCTCAGGGATACCCATGGACCGCGCAAACTGATTGGCACCCTCTGCTGTCAGATACACATGGCTCGTCTGAAACAGAGATCAAAGTTCAcatctgtaaaaacaaatacaacttttataaaatgtatttgtcaCTTCTCAAACTACATTGCAGCCACAAAAATAGTTAATTTGTAAAgatacattgcatgttattttgGTTCCTATGACACAATTCTTAATTCCCATTTTTATGCTTTGACCATCCCATATTTAAATGTTCATACCTTGTCCATGACAAGTCTTGCTAGCTGGATAGGGTTGGCTATGTTGCGTACAGCAGAAACTGCACCACTACCCAGTGTTTTCCCATCCATCACAATGGCATCCATCTCCACATCTCCCTTGTTGGTGAGCACTGATCCACACCCTGAAACATGATTAGAGAAATGATTTGATAGTCTTGCCTCTGGAGACTAAGAATTCTTTGTGTGCAGAGATGACTTTTGACCCATGTGTGGAGCTAGAGGACAGTCTAAGCAGAATCTAAcacagtctgttttttgtgTATCTTTTTAGTGAGTATGTCCTGTATGTGATCTATATATTTCACAGCAATCTGTTCATTGGATTTACATACTTCTTGTGTTTGTGATAATGGTGTTAGTTTGTACTTAAAGGATTGTTAATACCAATGCCATGATAATGGCACTTTGGAAGCTGAAAGACAACCACACGCTCCTCTCATGTAAACTAACTGCATTTGTTACCGACCAGACACACATTGGGTGAACCAGTTATTCAACATGATCCAGAATGCATGTGCTTTATTAGTTGTGCTAGTTAGTTATGTAAGTTGCTGCCAGGGTTTTCCCGCTCCTGCTACACTGACAGTAATCTAAAGAACAACATGGgctttttcatattttggatttgactgatgtgaaaatgaaagccaaccccagcttTGTGTGGTGTTTCACCATGCtattttggcactttttcagtgctgtgattTGCCAGTGCCACAATTTATGTAGCTTTCCTCTTGAATGAGTGCCGTTTACAGAATGACACCTGGTCCTTATTTTTATATTGAGTCCCGACCTCAGCTGCAAGCTGTAAGGGTACACACCCCTAAACATCCCAAACATagcaaaataataattaaaaaaaaaaaaaaaaaaaaaattccacttCATCTCATTTTGTCTTCTGAATAAATTTTGCTAACCTGAACCTTGATTAATGGTACACTGTGACTGCTGAGTTATGGCCTTCTATTCACCCTCCACCTTTAACAAAAGACTCCCCTTTGAGCACAATTTATGGCCATGAACAAAGCCATACATGTTATAGTACAGTGCACTGTGTCTACtataattacatttaatttgggaaaacaaaaaagcaacatGATGCCAAAAATACCCAGACTCACAGGTTGTTTTGGTTGCAAAATCATGTTCTGTGTGCAAAGATTTAAATGTGTGCTGTAAGAAACAAGTCTACTCAACATTAATGGAGGGAACCCCATTGCTGGGAGGGCCCTCTAGAGGGACACTCTCCACAGTTTGGGAACCAATGAGTTGAACAAAAATGTTGGAAGAAACCAATATAACTATCTTTAGCTCCCATAAATAGCAGGGCTAAAACAAATGAGCTATAAATAAGTGTATTACAGATGGAGGGTATTACTAATAATGCAGCATACACCTCTAAACTTTTAAGGACATCTTATTGAAATGTGGAAATTAAAAGTATGAAGAAAAGGAATTATAGCATATTCCATCAAGACAAATAAACGAAGGACAATTAAATAcagaatataataaaaataccaaaaatatgGTGAGATGTGTGGAAGGGAAAATTAAGTACATATGAAATATTTAAGACATTAGATagaatgaaaacaaatatatacaaatacattacatatgTATATAACATGCACAGAACATGAGTATGTGGATTACTAAATGTACACCttatcaaaaatacaaatggaAGAACATTGCAGTACATGTAAGAAAGTGACGTTATGCTGCATATGCTTAATTACacagagcagtgtgtgttgttttagttgttgttttttttaaacattaccTGCATTGAAGATGGGGTTATTCTCCAGCTGGGTCACAGTCTCTACCACAGCGTCCATGCTGCTGCCCCCTCCCCTAAGGATGGTGTACCCTGCCCTGGCTGCTGAGCATACCCCCTCCATGGACTTTTCTGACTGCTCCCTTGGGACATGACCTGCCCCTCCATGGACCACCACCACTGGAATCATGTCAATCACCTGAGAGAGAAAAGCGGAGAGATAACCCATAATACAGGATGTAGACACTAGTTTTAAAGGAGCTACATATTAACATTAAGGACAGCTGTGAATATGGCCTCCCTTGTTTGTCTCGCCCCCTCTAATATTCCTTAGTCATTTAGaataaaattcaaataaatagCACCATCAttagtttttctctgtcttcacTGATTGCACAGTGGATCAACATAGTGATGCATTAACCAATAAAGTCATAAACTTCTCAGGTCATAAGGTACCATACTTtataagggactgttcgtttCTTATGCAAGGGAagggtggtgcaaaaaggggagggcatgtcaaatatttttttaagcactggggagggtgttatgttttttatgttggCCTAAGGGAGGGGCATTTAAATTTcagtggttgtattttgtatttatttttaggaaGCAAATTTTTAGGaagaaatggtaaaaaaaaaaaaaaataataataaaataaaataaaataatagaatTGCCAAAATTATACAATTTATTATGACCAGatactgtaaaaacacaaattatcaTTGGGTTTTCAAATTTACAAGAGTTCTTGGACACATAAAGTGCGAAAAATgcttctgtcagaaaaaaaaaacaaccgaAAAAACTAATCAGCATGCATGACAAGAGTAAAAAACTGAGGCTTTTTTCAACGCCAGGATTTGGCTTCAACTTTTCACgtttcattttcaaacatcaaagagtTAAGTTGAAAAAATCTAATATCTCATTTATGGtagagggagggtcatgcattttcgaTCACTCAGGGAGGACCAAGGAAAATATTTATAGCTTCTGAGAGGGTTAAAAAACGACAAcgaagtcacaccccagccaccgGCTTCTCTGAttagtaaagaacagtccctaagatAAACTGTTTTAATGCAACACGAATTTCACACTAAACTTATTAAAACTTTATGTCTGAATGCTTTTATAACTAACAGCAAAATAACATCACTGGGGAGACCAggttggtgattttttttgtgtgtgaaaatgcgTCATCTCAGATGATTGTTTTCCGATGATTGAATGAAAGTTAACTGTCTAGTAGTCACGCGCAGAGCCCCACGAGGCATAACAGTGTTAGCCTGatagatggatgaatggatgcaGCTAAAACAGTTTCTGGACATGCATATTTACAACATTATACGAAAATATACTTTACGAAAGCCGCTTGGTGAGCTGTGTGTAGGCCGAATTAACGACACACGAGAACAGGTTGAGCTCATATTCTTACAGCTAAGGAGTAAGGAGCAACACAGTTGTAAACAAGCATACTATATCAGGGCTACCGTAGCTCAGCTTGCTGCTGACACCGACTGACACCGACCAGGGCTGCGTGTAAAACACACGGCAATTCACTACATAGTTGGCTTAATTGAAATTCTCAGTGAACATAACGTTACTTACCCTGATGGGTTTGACGTATTTTCAGTTGAACGGGACACTAATGTTGTGAGCTCTTTACCGTTTTATCAAGATACTGAGGACACTGACGTAAGACGAGAGGAAAACCTGCATGCACTGGTTCTATGGTAGCACACCATGAATATCAGGCAAAGAGCCGAGGTGTTGAAGTCTTACCGAAATATCACCGGCGAGTAGTACATTTCCGAAAAAGCATCATATCTTCCGGGATATGACATTcacactttcaaaataaaatacaactcACACGCAGCAGTGAACTTTACTGTCTTCGCTGACATGAAAATGAGATACTAAAAAGGGTATGCATTAGCCTATATAGgctatttgaaaaaaaaaaaagataataataataataataaaatgacataaaaataaaatcaaatcaaataataaaaaagcctAATCAGTAAAGCGTTACTACTAGGCTACTACAACtgttgttattaatattatcagtagtagaagtagtagcaTAAATAGTAGTAGCTATGCTTTCTTAATTTACGCAGCACTGTTTTTTAGTCTAAGTTTTAAAATATCGGGTTACCTCTTTATTCAATTTATGTAATCAATATTgcctaatttctgtttttattttgggttACGTGTATTCAGTGCAAATCCATTACAAATAACCTAAAGCACAACATAGACTGAAAGTGCATACAAGCAACCAGTCAAGCATTAGGTGAAAAAGTCTGGGAATGTGTGACTGCAAGTACCATCAAACTATTCCAGTTCATAGTGAAactactgttgttgtttttaaaccagACATAATATAGTTGACAGTTTACTGTGCAACCACCACATTATCCAGCTATCAGACAACCCTTGACTAAAGGCATTGATACATCAGAACATATAGACTACTGCCATGACCTACATGCCATACATACTCTGTGTGGTCATgttatttgtctgtctgtcattaaTTTTAGCAAATGCTGTGGATATTTCCATATTTTTTGCTGCAGTAGGGAACTGTTCTATGCATCCTTGAAAAGAAATCAAAGCGATCTGACAGTTATTGAGATCAAACAGTTGTGGTTAAAGATGTTAGGTATTTGGCTTCCTGTCTAAGCACTGCCACCTTAAATAGGAACCGCCCTCAAAGCTGCTGAGCAAGTATGCCACATTGCATGCCTGCAGTAATGTTCTGGGAATTGTTTGTAGGTTTGGGCATgtatgaagatgatgatgatatttatGTGTTTGGTTGCCTTTTGTCTAAATGCTTACTGTCCCAGCATGCTCCTGACAACAGACTTGCTGCGACTGCTCctctcagtgtttgtttctCCTCAGTACATGTATGGAGTGCTGTTGTTCAGTGAGCTGACCATGGTGCTGAAATACAAATAGAGATTCAGGGGCtgatttatatttaaattacaGTGGTACTGTCCGCCTTGGACTTAACTGGTTTACAGCACTGTGTCTAGGGGCCTGTAGGACTCTCTGAGGGTTTAGAAAAACGTGGCATAGTCTGATTTTGGTACAGGGTTACTATCAGCTTTATAAAATGTTGTCAATTTCCAAATCGAATCACTGTCTTCAGTGAATCTTGGGTAGTTCAGATCTAAATTTGTACTAAATCTGGAtctgtgactaaaaatagtccAATAAAGTACAATTGTTTCTAAATTTAGATAAATGCAGCACAATTCTTTGTCTCATACACTTCCCAGCTGTGGCATATACTTGTGTATCTGCATAGTAATGTTTGGgaacccccctcccctccacaCAGCCTATAATTAAAATGTTGTACACTGACATACTGTAAATGTCACCCTATAGCCATACATGTGCATGGCTATGTGGTAAACCTCAGGCTCCATTCAGATTGTTTTTCAGCATGAGGAagtagtgcatgtgtgtgtgtgcgtgtgcatgtgcatgtgtgcatgtgtgtgtgtgtgtgtgtggtgggagcAGGGAACTGCTGGAAGGATGGATAAGGAGGAAGGACAGAAGGAAGGagtggagggggagagagagagagaaagagggaggggggaggaaggAGAAAAAAGGGGGATGCGCGTCATTCTAACACGCAATGAGTggtgggagagaggaggaggaggaggagagtgcaAACACTCTTACTGTGAAAGGTTTCATCCAATACTAGAAAATGGTTCTGTAGACTTGCGTTCATGACAGTATGTGTTATATATtactacatcattttattttgacctACTTCACGTACCATACAGGCACAGATTTCTTTTTGATGGTCTGATCTGAAGCTTTTTCATTCACTCTTCTTAACCCTTTCACTTTAAAAGCTACACACTGCACAGTTACTTAATTGTTGAGTGCAATGTTGTTCTATACTTGATACACTGAAATAATGGTCGGGGTACAGCTGACATTTTCTTGTCTttgcttattttatttcacagacacagtttaattGCCTTAAATCAGTGGCAGAGGAACTTGGGTCTCGTGTCCAATCTGAACTCTCAAAGGTATCCTATAACTGCACCATGCGTGGAACCGCTACGAGGGACTGGGAGTCATCCATAGATACAGGTTACAGCTCATGTGATTAATTACACCTGGTACACCACACAATGAAACTGAATCTCATGAATCTATTCAATTACCCATAAATAACAATGTTACTGTAactcataaataataatatgaaGATATTTTATTAATGGATTGAGATAGTTTCGAGAAcaaattaactgtaaaatagGTATTTTAATTGATTATCTGCATGACAAGGAAATAACATGAAAGTCATCCCTTAATTTGTAACAAAAAATGACTTGCATTTTGTACACTTTAAAAGCTTTAATGCAAGCAGAAACATTAAAATCCTAATATTATATTATGATCCACTACTGTAATTTAAACCCCAATTCCTTAGCGAACCCCTGAAGTTCCACCCCACTGAAAAAGTATTAAGTCATGGATGTTATGTTACTTGGTAAATGTTAAGAGGTTTGtcccttaaaaaaacaaacagaagcaaCCCCTTAATTTGTAATTTAAGGGCCTAAATTTCTTAATTAAGGTGAAATTAAGGTAAAAAATCCTGAATCCCTTAAAACTCCTTACATGTCTAATGCACTGATATATCTTTGTTTGAAGCAGGATTTAAGGGcgttttttatcttttaaaaagACCTGTACAAAAAGGCTAATAAAACAACTTTATAGGCTAAATTACAATCCATTCATTTGGgaactgttctttatttatcagagaaGGAGGGTGCCTGGGGTACAGGGCTGCAagtaacgattattttcattgtcgactaatctgtcgattatttcttcgattagtcgactaatcattttatcgaaacgtgttaaaatgttggtctgtctttCCCAAAGCCCTAagttatgtcatctaatgtcttgtttcccACTCACGCCAATGGGTTTTAGTTCACATCATGGGAGATCATggaaagctgccaatatctgaacgtaagaagctgcattaagagtattttggggtacttttataatacttttctatgaaaaatgacttaaactgattggtcgactactaaaatagtcactgattattttaatattcgATAAGTGATcgattagtcaattaatcattgcagccctaCTGGGGTATGATCCTCCCTCCCTAGCTGTTAGATTTTAAAAcgtaccctttgatgtttgaaagttaagtCATAATCTGATAATGAAATCCTGGCATTGAAAAAAGCCTTGTTGTTTCACTCTTGTTGGGCATGCTGGTTAGTTAGGGCCAGATTTTaaatgtgacataaaaataaagtgattctGATGAAATATTACcattttaagctcagatttggttatgTTATATCAGATGTGTTTGTCATACAAGGACTGTtgtaaatttgaaaatccattgatagtttttgtttctttccagTTTCTGCCTTTGGTAGGCCCTAAATGTTGTTATTTTGGCGatttttacagaaaacatgCCTCCCAAACCTGCAGGcttggaaggcatgttttctttaaaaatggaaataaaaataaataaataaataatgtggtcaaaaaatacaaaattgaACCTTTTAAATTTAGCCTATATGCCCCTCCCTTaatccaacaaaaaaaacaaagtcccTCTCCAGtgcttgaatttttttttgaaatgCCTACCTCTTTTTGTAGGCCTACCACCACCTCCCCTCCTTtaaataacgaacagtcccttacaTAACATTTTTCAATGGTAGcctaaattataaataaataaggtgTAGGTTACTTTCGGAGTGATTCCAAACATCCATGATTTATCATGGTCCTACAAAACCCACAATGCACCCTTGAGGAACCCGTTATTTCCTAGTGTGCTATAGGCTGACGTGAACGCGCATCTTAACGGTGAGTGGAGCCCCCCATTCTCAAATGAGGGCTGCGCGCTCCCGCCGCAAGAGAAGTGAACGCGCTTGAGGGGCTGCGGTCCCATTGACGGTTCCGTCTCCCTGacagcagcatcagcatcagCGGCGGCGCTGGAAAACAAGAAGTCGCCGCCTCGCCCCGCAGCCACACAGCCAGCCCACCGGACCGAGCGGAGACCCGAGCCGTGTTCAGGGGACCCCCCTCTCTGCCTGGCCTGAAGGAAGGAAGCGAGATCCTCCTCCCGTGTGCCATCATCCCGACCGACCGCCGGAGATATGGGCTCCCCGTAAAACGGAGGTGGTGGAGGGGAGAGGCGGGCGGGCGGGCGgtgggaggggggtggggggagaaGATAGCGGAGCAgcaagagggagaaggagaggctGAAAACGGCAACCGGGAACCGAAGcgctaccaccaccaccaccaccacagttACCGCTGCTACTACTACCACAGCTAGCACcgacactgctgctgctgccgccgcccTGGGTGCCCCCCGCCACCGCCATGGGAACTCCGCATCAGTCGCTCCAACCGCCGCTTTGTCCGTGGGCCATGTCGTGATCCGTGGGCTCCGCCAGCGGGTTTTCTATCCGTGATCCCGACCgaggcgaggaggaggaggaagaggaggagggagggagggaaggtggtggtggtggggaagATGTTCGCCTCGGTGGGCCCTCGGGGCGGCCCGCGCCCACCCGTCGCCCCGGCCATCCCGGAGCCGGACCTGAGCCATCtgacggaggaggagaggaagatcaTCATGGCTGTGCTGGCTCGGCAACGGGAGGAGGAGGCGAAGGAGGAGGCCATGTTAAagtaagagggagagagaggagaaagtgtgtgtgtgttagtgtgtatgagtgtgtgagagagagactgggCCTGGGCTATTTCCGTTCTGAAGAAGTCCATCCACCTCCGTTCTCTCTTATGGATGCAATGTTTCACCAACACTTCACTGTATCTGaccatgcatgcatgtgtatgtgtatttgtgtgtgtgcgagtgtgtgtacATCAGGTCCCCCCAACAGAACTCACTCACTCGCAGGCCCATAGGCTACAGCTGTGTGCAAGAGAAAACATGCAATGGGCAGTGTAGACCAGGTTCACCTCCAGTTTGCAGATTCTCGCTGCTCCTGTGAGAGACTCTGTgagagtggtggtggtgggtcagGTGTAACTTTGCtcaggagggaggaagaagaggacgGTGGGAGGATGAAGGGGTGTGTCACCATGCCCCATCATCAACAGCATCACACGCCACTCAGATGAATAATATGAACTGATTTCTCATCTGCACACCCTTATACCATCACCGCCATTCACACAAACGCCTGAGTCAAGTGGCGAGTATTTTGGACTTTAAGCTGAAATGTTTCATTTATAGATGCAGCAGGAAATTGCAGAAGGCTCACTGGAGCCTGGCATTGGGAGTAGTAAAAGTAAAACCCTCCCTGTTGGCTTTTATCTGTGCAGCATCCATctcaacagctgctgttctcaGCTCTGGGGTGCGGTTGAGCCTTTCCCAGCCGTATGCACTGTATGTAGGCCAGTGCTCTTGCAACAGACATCGCTCAGGCTGTTATGGAACCAGTAGGCCTATTACAGGGGAAGAAAGGTGCCTGTGTAATGTCATTTTGCATCAGGAGTGACTTATATTCGCTGTGAgcatccacctcctcctcctcctcctcctcctcctcctcctcttcttctatACCACCaccatacatgcatgcatggaGAAAAGTCTCCTCCAGATTTATTTGTCAACTGCAATCTCTGCAGAAATGAACCCACATCCACCCCCTTCCTCCAGGACCAGAAAATGCATCAAGTTGAAACGATGCCTTTCTCACGTTTTCTGCATGGTCTGCATGAAGCTGCATGCATAGATGGCCAGATAGAAAGATAGACCGACCCACCTAAGCGAGGCGCTCCTCAAGCTTTACGTCCCTGTTCTATTTTAAGCCCTCTGTGCGGACTGATAGCCCAGCACTGGAACGGAAGATCGATTCATTGCATCTAAAGAAGGGAATGTCCAATATATAGCTCCGGCTCTAAGTGGCTA contains:
- the asrgl1 gene encoding isoaspartyl peptidase/L-asparaginase; this encodes MIPVVVVHGGAGHVPREQSEKSMEGVCSAARAGYTILRGGGSSMDAVVETVTQLENNPIFNAGCGSVLTNKGDVEMDAIVMDGKTLGSGAVSAVRNIANPIQLARLVMDKTSHVYLTAEGANQFARSMGIPEVPPESLVTEYSRMRWKKNLRLDANPVECQMGKMGTVGAVAVDSEGNIACATSTGGILNKMEGRVGDTACIGSGGYADNNVGAVSTTGHGEAIMKVTLARLILFHMEQGKSVEAASDLALDYMKSRVGGLGGVVTVDPQGHWAARFSSLQMIWAAAQNDTLHYGLYSGEHFTQSINDPH